In a genomic window of Salvelinus fontinalis isolate EN_2023a chromosome 7, ASM2944872v1, whole genome shotgun sequence:
- the LOC129859792 gene encoding neutral cholesterol ester hydrolase 1-like — translation MKLSSVVVTLILTVGVSYYIYTPLPAAIEEPLKLMLLDTLFRAMLQVGDLCQCLGLSHHIKVIRGAISGLESLGEMAGGQGGGVRVSDVDFDRVPVRVYEPPAAGGGEGGLRRAVMFYHGGGWALGATKMGSYDVLCRQMSDELNAVVVSVEYRLAPEVHFPVQYEDCLAAAKHFLEPGILGKLSVDPQRVAVSGDSAGGNLAAAVAQQISVDDSVSVKFSVQALIYPVLQGLDLNTPSHQQNHNIPILHRFIMARFWLLYLGVDTSLYPLLLSPSFLHHPSIPPSVRSHLNWTTLLPAKHIKHYKPVGMEMGSQEVTGQEGNLLPGLLDVRAAPLLAEQGVLGRTPRAYILTCEYDVLRDDGLMYTRRLQDAGVTVSSHHYDDGFHGALSFAHWPFFFDVGKRMIRGYMDWLQENL, via the exons ATGAAGTTGTCTTCTGTTGTCGTAACATTGATATTAACGGTGGGTGTTTCTTATTACATCTATACACCGTTACCTGCTGCCATCGAGGAGCCTTTGAAACTGATGCTGCTGGACACCTTATTCCGTGCTATGCTGCAAGTG ggtGACCTGTGCCAGTGTCTGGGTCTCAGTCACCACATCAAAGTGATTCGGGGGGCCATATCGGGGCTGGAGTCCTTGGGGGAGATGGCGGGAGGGCAGGGAGGCGGGGTGAGGGTGAGTGACGTGGACTTTGACAGAGTCCCGGTGCGCGTGTACGAGCCCCCTGCcgcggggggaggagaggggggtctgAGGAGGGCTGTGATGTTCTACCATGGAGGAGGATGGGCCCTGGGGGCCacca AGATGGGGAGCTATGATGTCTTGTGTAGACAGATGTCTGATGAGTTGAATGCAGTGGTTGTGTCTGTTGA GTATCGTCTGGCTCCAGAAGTGCATTTCCCTGTGCAGTATGAGGACTGTCTGGCTGCGGCCAAGCACTTCCTGGAGCCGGGCATTCTGGGAAAGTTGTCTGTGGATCCACAGCGTGTTGCCGTGTCAGGCGACAgcgctggaggaaacctggctgcAGCCGTCGCACAGcag aTCTCGGTAGATGACAGTGTGAGCGTGAAGTTCAGTGTTCAGGCATTAATCTACCCAGTCCTCCAGGGTCTAGACCTCAACACTCCATCCCACCAACAGAACCACAACATACCCATCCTACACCGCTTTATAATGGCCag aTTCTGGCTGCTCTACCTGGGGGTTgatacctctctctatcccctcctcttgtccccctccttcctccatcatccctccatccctccctccgtccgcTCCCATCTCAACTGGACCACCCTTCTGCCGGCCAAACACATTAAGCATTACAAGCCTGTTGGCATGGAGATGGGGTCACAGGAGGTCACGGGGCAGGAGGGCAATCTTCTCCCGGGGTTGCTGGATGTCCGAGCGGCGCCGCTGCTGGCGgaacagggggttctgggtagAACGCCGCGAGCTTACATTCTAACGTGTGAGTACGATGTGCTCAGAGACGATGGGTTGATGTACACCAGGAGGCTACAGGACGCGGGCGTCACGGTTTCCAGCCATCACTATGACGATGGTTTCCACGGCGCCTTGAGCTTTGCACACTGGCCATTTTTCTTTGATGTGGGGAAAAGAATGATCAGAGGATACATGGACTGGCTGCAGGAAaacctctag